One window of the Solanum stenotomum isolate F172 chromosome 11, ASM1918654v1, whole genome shotgun sequence genome contains the following:
- the LOC125845163 gene encoding uncharacterized protein LOC125845163: MARNANPNHVMLPEIGPDGIARESPVIAYTEKIIEEEQLQLRKYIAENYSKIRDVEKEFANLSMEMKLTAGPKKAALELMRQKIEMSTERIRVAKLKEEQARKAWEAASQAVKDEEVIKQKLCEDLNSLVLESSNSQLARLEELKRRLEALNPSRASTASDQSPVGSVQNSMAQDVSSVKDTQESLSGSSGNTLKEGNARSGAAENGQNQSHSVDETRAKKKINLQGRGKGIGIIPKGRGSQGPGWTGAGFDVDGRS; this comes from the exons ATGGCGAGAAATGCTAATCCAAATCATGTGATGTTACCGGAGATTGGACCTGACGGCATCGCTAGAGAATCACCGGTGATTGCTTACACTGAAAAG ATAATTGAAGAAGAACAGCTTCAATTGAGAAA ATATATTGCTGAAAATTATTCCAAGATCCGTGATGTCGAAAAGGAATTCGCAAACCTGTCAATGGAGATGAAGCTTACTGCTGGCCCCAAAAAAGCAG CACTTGAACTCATGAGACAGAAAATAGAAATGTCAACAGAGAGAATCCGTGTTGCTAAGCTGAAGGAAGAACAAGCACGAAAG GCTTGGGAAGCAGCATCACAGGCTGTTAAGGACGAGGAGGTGATCAAGCAAAAGCTTTGTGAGGATTTGAATAGTCTG GTTCTGGAAAGTAGTAACAGTCAGCTTGCTAGATTGGAGGAACTGAAAAGACGGCTGGAAGCTTTGAATCCAAGTAGAGCATCCACTGCCTCT GACCAAAGTCCTGTGGGATCTGTACAAAACAGTATGGCTCAAGATGTTTCCTCAGTAAAGGATACACAAGAATCGTTGAGCGGATCATCTGGAAATACATTGAAAGAAGGAAATGCTAGAAGTGGTGCAGCAGAAAATGGACAAAACCAATCGCATTCTGTTGATGAAACAAGAgctaagaagaaaataaatttacaaGGAAGAGGAAAAGGAATTGGTATAATTCCCAAAGGCCGAGGTTCACAAGGACCTGGTTGGACCGGAGCTGGGTTCGATGTTGATGGCAGAAGTTGA
- the LOC125845165 gene encoding cysteine and histidine-rich domain-containing protein RAR1: MERLRCQRIGCNATFTEDDNPEGSCTYHDSGPLFHDGTKQWSCCKKKSHDFSLFLEIPGCKTGKHTAEKPVIATPSATKNKAIPVPVSVPAPMTNASPKEACPRCHQGFFCSDHGSQPREAIPKASNTVTSVPSESNTVVRQDHPAPVKKKIDINEPQICKNKSCGKTFTEKENHDTACSYHPGPAIFHDRMKGWKCCDVHVKEFDEFMTIPPCTKGWHNADPVS, encoded by the exons ATGGAGAGACTTCGATGTCAGAGGATCGGTTGCAACGCTACCTTCACCGAGGATGATAATCCTGAAGGCTCATGCACTTATCACGATTCC GGT CCTTTATTTCATGATGGAACGAAGCAGTGGAGTTGTTGCAAGAAAAAAAGTCATGATTTCAGTTTATTTCTTGAAATTCCTGG GTGTAAGACAGGAAAGCACACAGCAGAAAAACCAGTGATCGCAACACCATCTGCTACCAAAAATAAAGCAATTCCTGTGCCGGTGAGTGTGCCAGCTCCTATGACCAATGCATCACCGAAAGAAGCCTGTCCTAGATGCCACCAGGGATTCTTTTGTTCTGATCATG GTTCACAACCCAGAGAAGCAATTCCAAAAGCATCAAATACAGTAACATCTGTACCTTCTGAGAGCAATACAGTTGTACGGCAAGACCATCCAGCTCCagtgaagaagaaaattgatataaatgaGCCCCAAATTTGTAAAAACAAGAGCTGTGGTAAGACCTTTACAGAAAAGGAAAATCACGACACTGCTTGTAGTTACCATCCTGGCCCTGCTATCTTCCATGACCGGATGAAAGGA TGGAAATGCTGTGATGTTCATGTCAAAGAATTTGACGAGTTCATGACCATACCGCCATGCACCAAAGGATGGCACAACGCTGACCCAGTGTCCTAA
- the LOC125845335 gene encoding 65-kDa microtubule-associated protein 3-like: MSTPQNDPLLQTETTCGLLLHELQIIWDEVGECDTERDRMLFEIERECLEVYRRKVDQANKSRAQLRQAIADSEAELAAICSAMGERPVHIKQSDKSQGGLKAELRAVLPELEEMRKRKSDRKNQFIEVMKQITKIKNEIYRFTSASLVVDESDLSLRKLEELHTELHTLQKEKSERLKQVLNHLGTLNSLCSVLGMDFKHTINEVDPSLGESEEAKNICDDTIQNLAATIQRLQEVKLQRMQRLQDLTTSMLELWNLMDTPIEEQQMFQNVTCKIAAKEHEITEPNMLSMEFITYVEEEVDRLEELKASKMKELVLKKKSELEEIYRKTHMVGDSDGAMNISIEAIESGAVNDADAVLEQIELQIAQVKEEAFSRKDILDRVEKWIAACEEECWLEEYNRDENRYNAGRGTHLTLKRAEKARALVNKLPAMVEALASKTKAWENERGTQFSYDGIPLLSMLEEYTILREEKELERKKQRDQKKLQGQLMAEQESLYGSKPSPMKNQSAKKGPKLSCGGAPSNRRLSLGGTMQQTCKTELPHSTKATPNTRQAKKSERFHQLDQFNHPTDDGFGALSAGRRGGLGIDELPMKKQPISALNGSEVETAVMRKPFSPISSKGSSKSNATNILGDMNRKHNETMIKTPLSNHTTPVSTPVKSISTYEEENRTPAKAMPIPVPFTPSTVSVPMQTTTPGPAVVTPYNSKLVENTHVEEEIEYSFEENRLEFYLQRTHI; the protein is encoded by the exons ATGTCAACTCCTCAAAATGATCCACTCCTGCAAACGGAAACAACATGTGGGTTGTTGCTACATGAACTGCAG atTATATGGGATGAAGTTGGGGAGTGTGATACTGAAAGGGACAGAATGCTATTTGAGATTGAAAGAGAATGTCTAGAAGTGTATAGACGTAAAGTGGACCAAGCAAACAAAAGCAGAGCTCAACTAAGGCAGGCAATTGCTGATTCTGAAGCAGAGCTTGCAGCTATCTGTTCTGCAATGGGGGAGCGACCAGTGCATATCAAACAG TCTGACAAGAGCCAAGGAGGTTTGAAGGCGGAACTTAGGGCCGTTCTTCCAGAGCTTGAGGAGATGCGGAAGAGGAAATCCGATAGAAAGAATCAATTCATTGAAGTTATGAAGCAGATAACGAAGATTAAGAATGAAATCTATAGGTTTACTTCTGCAAGCTTGGTAGTGGATGAAAGTGATTTATCATTACGAAAGCTTGAAGAATTGCATACGGAACTGCACAcacttcaaaaagaaaag AGTGAACGTTTGAAACAGGTTCTGAATCACTTAGGTACCTTAAATTCACTATGCTCGGTTCTTGGCATGGATTTCAAACATACTATCAATGAGGTTGATCCAAGTCTTGGGGAATCAGAAGAAGCTAAGAACATTTGTGATGATACCATCCAAAATTTAGCAGCTACAATACAAAGACTACAAGAAGTTAAGTTACAAAGGATGCAGCGG CTGCAAGATCTTACTACGTCCATGTTGGAACTATGGAATTTGATGGATACACCTATTGAAGAGCAACAGATGTTTCAGAATGTCACATGTAAAATAGCTGCCAAAGAACATGAGATAACAGAGCCTAACATGTTGTCTATGGAATTCATTACTTAT GTTGAGGAAGAAGTGGATCGTTTGGAGGAATTGAAAGCAAGCAAAATGAAGGAGCTTGTTCTCAAGAAGAAGTCAGAACTAGAGGAGATCTACAGAAAAACACATATGGTTGGGGATTCAGACGGTGCAATGAATATATCTATTGAAGCTATTGAATCTG GAGCTGTCAATGATGCTGATGCTGTCCTTGAACAAATTGAACTCCAAATAGCTCAAGTTAAAGAGGAAGCTTTTAGCAGGAAAGACATTCTAGACAGAGTCGAGAAATGGATCGCTGCATGTGAGGAGGAGTGTTGGCTTGAGGAGTATAACAGg GACGAAAATCGCTACAATGCTGGACGAGGCACCCACCTAACTCTAAAGCGTGCTGAGAAAGCTCGTGCTTTGGTTAATAAACTTCCAG CAATGGTGGAGGCATTGGCCTCAAAAACAAAAGCTTGGGAAAACGAGAGAGGAACTCAATTCTCTTATGATGGT ATTCCTCTCCTCTCTATGCTTGAAGAGTATACCATCTTGCGTGAAGAAAAGGAGCTAGAGCGTAAGAAGCAAAGG GACCAGAAGAAACTTCAGGGACAGTTAATGGCAGAACAAGAGTCTCTTTATGGCTCAAAACCCAGCCCTATGAAGAACCAAAGTGCCAAAAAAGGTCCTAAATTGTCATGCGGTGGTGCTCCGAGCAATAGAAGGCTTTCGCTTGGAGGAACAATGCAGCAAACTTGTAAAACTGAACTCCCTCATTCCACTAAAGCTACCCCAAACACACGTCAAGCAAAGAAGTCCGAGCGCTTTCATCAACTTGACCAATTTAATCATCCTACCGATGATGGATTTGGGGCTTTATCAGCAG GGAGGAGAGGAGGTTTGGGTATAGATGAACTTCCTATGAAAAAGCAGCCCATCAGTGCACTAAATGGTTCAGAAGTCGAGACAGCAGTAATGCGGAAGCCTTTCTCACCCATTTCTTCCAAAGGTTCTTCTAAGTCCAATGCAACAAATATATTGGGAGATATGAACAGAAAACATAATGAAACGATGATAAAGACCCCGCTAAGTAACCATACTACACCAGTCTCCACACCTGTAAAGTCAATTTCTACTTATGAAGAAGAGAATAGAACTCCTGCTAAAGCAATGCCAATTCCCGTGCCTTTTACTCCATCAACCGTATCTGTTCCAATGCAGACGACAACACCAGGTCCTGCTGTTGTTACACCTTACAATTCGAAGCTCGTTGAAAACACCCATGTGGAGGAGGAGATAGAGTATTCCTTTGAGGAGAATCGGCTTGAGTTTTACCTTCAGAGAACACATATCTAG